The Candidozyma auris chromosome 1, complete sequence genome includes a region encoding these proteins:
- the MTG1 gene encoding putative GTPase — MSFVPRRVFPDYRLILSNFKGHHQKALTRFSYLAPQVDLVLEVRDSRAPISTTNVLFDKVLARKEKIVLYSKKDLSVLKPDLQKRWHGDEKFLFVDARSNKDARSILKLLKEKYETMYPPPPLGLRTMIIGMPNVGKSTLVNTLRSVGYVSQLPKSVSSKKKKVARTGGQPGVTRNTSEVIRLSEDPDILVYDTPGVFLPTVRDNETMLSLALVGCVHTSFVDPIILADYLLYVLNLQNSTGKMYRTYMDHPTNDIHELLYNIALKRRKVKKDGSFDEIGMANFWVDTWRQARDGRFKGLFDKEAILEIEDSELKQIMKKEKNRVKETGVYTRMVARLGDDGTATSSNRKRTAKDREFDLRNQLFKL, encoded by the coding sequence ATTTAGCCCCGCAAGTTGACCTAGTGCTTGAGGTGAGAGACTCCAGAGCACCTATCTCCACAACTAATGTGTTGTTTGATAAGGTGCTAGcgagaaaagagaagataGTTCTCTACTCCAAGAAAGATCTTTCAGTCTTGAAACCAGATCTACAAAAGAGGTGGCATGGTGATGAGAAATTTCTCTTTGTGGATGCCAGGAGTAACAAAGATGCGAGATCGATACTTAAGCTTCTTAAGGAGAAATACGAAACAATGTACCCGCCGCCTCCACTCGGACTTCGGACAATGATCATCGGTATGCCAAACGTGGGCAAGTCTACTTTGGTCAATACTCTCCGTTCCGTGGGATACGTCTCGCAACTACCTAAAAGTGTTTCgtcgaagaaaaagaaggttgCCAGGACTGGCGGTCAGCCCGGTGTTACCAGAAATACAAGTGAAGTCATACGTTTGAGTGAGGATCCTGACATTCTCGTTTACGATACTCCCGGAGTTTTTCTACCTACTGTGAGGGATAATGAAACAATGCTTTCGCTAGCCCTCGTTGGATGTGTTCATACTTCATTTGTTGATCCAATAATTTTAGCTGATTATCTCCTTTATGTTCTCAATCTTCAAAATTCAACAGGTAAAATGTATAGGACCTACATGGATCATCCCACAAATGACATCCACGAGTTGCTCTACAATATAGCTCTCAAGAGGAGAAAGGTCAAGAAAGATGGAagctttgatgagattgGAATGGCGAATTTCTGGGTTGACACCTGGAGGCAGGCCCGCGATGGAAGATTCAAGGGTTTATTTGACAAGGAGGCCATTCTCGAAATTGAGGATTCTGAATTAAAGCAGatcatgaagaaagagaagaatcGCGTCAAAGAGACTGGCGTGTACACCAGAATGGTTGCAAGGTTGGGTGACGATGGCACAGCAACGTCGTCGAACCGTAAAAGAACAGCGAAAGATAGAGAATTCGATTTGCGcaatcaacttttcaaattgtAA
- the GLC3 gene encoding 1,4-alpha-glucan branching enzyme, whose product MSKSLIKGALDIDPWLEPYSNQLISRQLQYRQWLETLEKTEGSLAKFASSYERYGLHANTDTKEVTITEYIPDVQSVSLVGDFNGWDVERHQLQKVNDFGLWSLTIPPVKEDFAVPHDSKYKISMVTRTGERIYRLDPWVRRATFNKETTTYEGRFWNPSSTYTFKQKRPELNDVEGLKVYEAHVGISSPEPKIASYKEFTKNTLPIIHKLGYNTIQLMAVMEHAYYASFGYQVTNFFAISSRYGTPEELKELIDEAHRLGIRVLLDVVHSHSSKNVEDGLNNFNGTDHYLFHGGAKGNHDLWDSRLFNYSNYETLRFLLSNLKFYIDVYKFDGFRFDGVTSMLYKHHGLSYGFSGDYNEYFNSDLVDEDAITYLMLGRRLLDEIKDNDGPANFTTIAEDVSGMPTLCLPISAGGIGFDYRLSMAIPDMWIKILKHLSDDEWDIGNIVFTLTNRRHGEKCIAYCESHDQALVGDKTIAFWLMDKEMYTNMSVLSPMTETISRGLALHKMIRLVTFALGGEGYLNFEGNEFGHPEWLDFPREGNNDSYHYARRQFNLINDDLLRYKFLFHFDSAMLKLDTEYGVLLTPQAYVSLKHEIDKVLVFERNGLLFIFNFHPTQSYPDYKVGVEAAGDYQIVLDSDAEEFGGFGRIKDTNEKGEKLNFVTSPEQWNNRSNALFIYIPSRTAIVLQLKNKIRA is encoded by the coding sequence ATGTCCAAATCACTCATTAAGGGAGCCTTGGATATCGATCCTTGGTTGGAACCATACTCCAACCAGCTCATCAGCCGCCAGTTGCAATACCGTCAATGGCTCGAGACATTGGAAAAAACTGAGGGTTCCTTAGCCAAgtttgcttcttcatacGAACGGTATGGCCTTCACGCCAACACGGATACTAAGGAGGTTACCATCACCGAGTACATCCCTGACGTACAGCTGGTATCGCTTGTGGGTGACTTCAACGGCTGGGACGTGGAAAGGCACCAATTGCAAAAGGTGAACGACTTTGGATTATGGAGTCTCACTATTCCTCCAGTGAAGGAGGACTTTGCCGTTCCTCACGATTCAAAGTACAAAATCTCGATGGTGACTCGCACTGGAGAGCGCATTTACCGATTGGATCCTTGGGTCAGAAGAGCAAcattcaacaaggaaaCAACGACTTACGAGGGAAGATTTTGGAATCCTTCTCTGACCTACACtttcaaacaaaaaagacCTGAGCTAAACGATGTGGAGGGGTTGAAGGTCTACGAGGCGCACGTTGGTATCTCGTCTCCAGAGCCTAAGATCGCAAGCTACAAGGAGTTCACCAAGAACACCTTGCCCATTATTCATAAGCTTGGCTATAACACCATCCAATTGATGGCTGTCATGGAGCATGCCTACTACGCCAGTTTCGGTTATCAGGTGACTAACTTCTTCGCCATCTCCTCCAGATACGGTACCcctgaggagctcaaggaaCTCATTGATGAGGCCCACCGGTTGGGTATCagagttcttcttgatgttgttcACTCTCATAGCTCCAAAAATGTTGAAGACGGTTTGAATAATTTCAATGGGACCGATCACTACTTATTCCACGGTGGTGCCAAAGGAAACCACGACTTGTGGGATTCGAGATTGTTTAATTACTCCAATTATGAGACATTGCGTTTCTTGTTGTCGAACTTGAAGTTTTACATCGATGTTTACAAGTTTGATGGCTTCCGTTTTGATGGCGTCACCTCTATGTTGTACAAGCATCACGGTTTGAGTTACGGCTTCAGCGGTGATTACAACGAGTACTTCAATTCAGACTTGgtcgatgaagatgctATTACCTACCTCATGCTCGGACGTCGcttgcttgatgagatAAAGGATAATGACGGTCCTGCCAACTTCACAACCATTGCCGAGGATGTGAGTGGTATGCCCACATTGTGTTTGCCGATCTCTGCGGGCGGTATTGGATTTGACTACAGATTGTCTATGGCTATCCCGGATATGTGgatcaagattttgaagcacTTACTGGACGACGAGTGGGACATTGGCAACATTGTTTTTACATTAACTAATAGAAGACACGGAGAGAAGTGTATCGCTTACTGCGAGTCTCACGACCAGGCCTTGGTTGGCGATAAAACGATAGCATTCTGGCTCATGGATAAGGAAATGTACACTAACATGTCTGTTCTCTCACCGATGACAGAAACTATAAGCAGAGGACTTGCTTTACACAAAATGATTCGTTTGGTTACATTCGCCTTGGGTGGTGAAGGCTACTTAAACTTTGAGGGTAACGAATTCGGCCATCCAGAATGGTTAGACTTCCCTAGAGAGGGTAATAATGATTCTTATCATTACGCGAGACGTCAATTCAACTTGATTAACGACGATCTTTTGCGTTACAAATTCTTATTTCATTTCGATTCTGCCATGCTCAAGCTTGACACCGAATACGGTGTCTTGTTGACCCCTCAGGCTTATGTGTCTTTGAAACATGAAATTGATAAAGTTTTGGTCTTCGAAAGAAATGGCCTCCTAttcattttcaacttcCACCCAACTCAATCCTACCCCGACTACAAAGTTGGCGTAGAAGCTGCTGGGGACTATCAAATTGTGCTTGACTCGGATGCTGAGGAATTCGGGGGTTTTGGGAGAATCAAAGACACAAACgaaaaaggagaaaaacTCAACTTCGTAACTCTGCCAGAGCAGTGGAACAATAGATCTAACGCTTTATTCATCTATATCCCTTCTAGAACTGCCATAGTGTTacaattgaagaacaaaattAGGGCGTGA
- the YKU80 gene encoding ATP-dependent DNA helicase YKU80, with amino-acid sequence MADKELTVFVVDLHPAAASSHDYLYEVLSGKLLKGLKTDYVSVVGYHSPLTKHELAEKKVFPGVNVLSNFETPSYEQLVRIRKELRVNDSWESSQSDSFQSFIFSLSLLEDTKTKAFTRNIVVLTSHESPLSSLTEQKADGIPNILKNLRVNMIVVVDGLEESSETYSQWALLKPSFAEFIIMSSKQARYTAQNVPPAKKVRPLPIYRGELRFGSDFFAVIEDSSYACEADDLALSWPVEVYPAAKKDVSSISFHDYILEDGRPIRLERKSSHYVWSKNEEYQRPEYPDEEDVDTKKFHKVEVESKDFTPGFKFSNFDLIALDDDLTESARLKIFSAFDILGFIKSESIPPAYLTSETFFVVPEKAATLRANLSHTILAKALLETESAALARFVRKQAKEVELGVLIPIKIKDGTKNSFNYLLVRLPFREDENIGNFPSLKEHKSDKIVPKLMEQFIESKTFTEQETKDSQSLHNHRVTMRTSQSSKLPLPNTSKEIFSTSSTSQVRLLNYVRKIIIRSLDEDDLDKFLQQKSLISNVLKSDSFASNFFNLRNCLSYSASSASFVDLSRRAKDTSRGLVDELDIKYVRKEDLKKKKPRKGGDTFDTKGYYGADEGEYDAVPDFGF; translated from the coding sequence ATGGCAGATAAAGAATTAACCGTGTTTGTGGTTGACTTGCACCCCGCAGCGGCATCTTCTCATGATTACTTGTACGAAGTTTTATCAGggaagcttttgaagggTCTCAAGACGGACTATGTATCGGTGGTAGGCTACCATTCCCCACTTACGAAACATGAGcttgcagagaagaaggtatTTCCTGGGGTTAACGTGTTACTGAATTTCGAGACGCCGAGCTACGAGCAGCTTGTTAGGATCAGGAAAGAATTGCGGGTCAATGACAGCTGGGAGTCTTCACAAAGCGATAGCTTTCAATCTTTTATATTTTCCCTCAGCTTGCTCGAAGACACGAAAACAAAAGCCTTCACTCGTAACATTGTGGTGCTTACGTCACATGAGTCTCCATTGAGTTCACTCACAGAGCAAAAAGCAGATGGTATTCCCAACATTCTAAAGAACCTACGTGTGAACATGATCGTGGTGGTAGACGGTCTCGAGGAATCTTCTGAGACATACTCGCAATGGGCGCTTTTGAAACCAAGTTTTGCAGAGTTCATTATTATGTCATCAAAGCAGGCCCGCTACACCGCTCAAAATGTACCTCCAGCCAAAAAAGTAAGACCTTTGCCAATATACAGAGGAGAGCTACGATTTGGATCTGACTTCTTTGCTGTAATCGAGGACAGTTCATACGCTTGTGAGGCCGACGACTTGGCATTATCATGGCCCGTAGAGGTATATCCTGCTGCCAAGAAAGATGTGTCATCTATCTCATTTCATGACTACATTCTTGAGGATGGCAGACCCATACGTTTGGAGAGGAAATCGTCACATTACGTCTGGTCGAAAAATGAGGAGTATCAACGACCAGAGTACCctgatgaggaagatgtGGACACAAAAAAGTTTCACAAAGTTGAGGTTGAATCTAAGGATTTTACTCCTGGGTTCAAGTTCTCAAATTTTGATCTCATTgctcttgatgatgacttAACTGAATCAGCCAGACTTAAAATCTTTAGTGCCTTTGACATTTTGGGATTCATCAAATCCGAAAGTATACCTCCGGCCTACCTTACTAGTGAAACCTTCTTCGTTGTCCCAGAGAAGGCTGCCACACTAAGAGCGAACCTCAGTCATACCATTTTGGCTAAGGCTCTCTTGGAGACGGAATCGGCTGCATTAGCACGTTTTGTCAGAAAACAAGCGAAGGAAGTCGAATTAGGTGTTTTAATTCCAATCAAGATTAAGGATGGTACAAAGAACTCCTTTAATTATCTTCTTGTGAGGTTACCGTTTAGAGAAGATGAGAATATAGGCAACTTCCCAAGTTTAAAAGAACATAAACTGGATAAAATTGTGCCAAAGTTGATGGAGCAGTTCATCGAAAGCAAAACTTTCACTGAACAAGAAACGAAGGATTCACAATCTCTCCATAATCATCGAGTCACCATGAGGACTTCTCAGTCGTCCAAGTTACCATTGCCGAACACATCAAAAGAAATTTTTTCTACATCATCCACGAGTCAAGTCCGCCTTTTGAACTATGTGAGAAAAATCATAATCAGGTCATTGGATGAGGATGACCTAGATAAATTCCTACAACAGAAGAGCCTAATTTCAAACGTTCTCAAGAGTGATCTGTTTGCttcaaatttcttcaatttgcGGAACTGCTTAAGCTATAGTGCCAGTTCGGCCTCATTTGTGGATTTGTCTCGCCGTGCTAAGGACACATCAAGAGGTCTAGTTGACGAGCTCGATATAAAGTATGTAAGGAAGGAGgatctcaagaagaagaagccaagaaaAGGAGGTGATACATTTGATACAAAAGGTTATTATGGAGCTGATGAGGGAGAATACGATGCTGTTCCTGACTTCGGGTTTTAA